A genomic region of Anaeromicrobium sediminis contains the following coding sequences:
- a CDS encoding DUF2922 domain-containing protein: MKKLEMKFRNELGRIATLSVDYVRDDVTREEVETVMQSIIDKNVFQTENGKLKEIDSADIVSTDVVELI; the protein is encoded by the coding sequence ATGAAAAAATTAGAAATGAAGTTCAGAAATGAACTAGGTCGCATCGCTACCCTTAGTGTAGATTATGTTCGTGATGATGTAACTAGGGAAGAAGTAGAAACGGTAATGCAATCTATCATTGATAAGAATGTATTTCAAACTGAAAATGGAAAATTAAAAGAAATTGATTCTGCTGATATAGTAAGTACAGATGTAGTAGAGTTAATCTAG
- a CDS encoding DUF1659 domain-containing protein, which translates to LKHDASNEDVYAVASSLIGLQSKTALEVAKLNESELINE; encoded by the coding sequence ACCTAAAGCATGATGCATCTAATGAAGATGTATATGCAGTAGCAAGTAGCTTAATAGGGTTACAATCTAAGACAGCCTTAGAAGTGGCAAAGCTAAATGAATCTGAATTAATAAACGAATAG